CTCCTGATTGATGGCtaagaaattagaaaacaaatatgtGCGTACCATAACTTCTACCATGAAAActaaaggaagagagaaaaacgtACAGAATTAATTTCAGTGTAGTCATCCTTCATGGTTGTTGCTTTCTGACGTAAAACCTGCAATCATACTGCGTCTGGAAGATGAGGAAATAGAATAACATGTCATAAAGAATGAAAGCCAAAAGGCCAAAGGTCAACCTGTACAACGACTTCAAAGTTGAGATCCCTCGTCTCCTTGAACAACTTATCACTGTAAAATTAAGCATCCAAGAGATAAAGTTAACAGTTAAACGTGTCCTACAACTGAATGTGTTGGCTAGTAAAGAAATTTTCGTTTTTAGGTCAACATTCATAAATTCACTCCACACAAAGTTCTGGAATGAAATAGACAGATACACAACACGTAGCTTGGGAGGTCTAATCTAGCTATCAGTTTAGAAAGCTCTTTTGTGCGCATAACCAATAAATACATGGGACTAGTAACAAAACAATGTGCCTATCCAATCCAAGAAAATCATTTTATGCATCATATAATATTCTCTCACAAATCATtggtaaaataaaagaaaaagagaccCACTTGTCTCACACGATTGAAGGAATCTATATATGAGCTAAGCAACTAACCTTGAATTAAGGGGAACTTTCATCTTTTTTCCCTCCTGCTGAACACCCATCACAGATGAGTCAACTTCGACAGCTCCATTACTGATATGCAAAAACTTTAAAGAAACGTAGGAGTCAGCTAACATAGAACCCAATCGACCAACATATTGTTGTTAGTAATCATTGCAACCAATGAAATCAAATAGTTCTACACCACTGTTTTACCTTCCCCAAATTCGGGAAAAGTACAAAAACTCAGCAGGATAATGACAAAGGCCGCAGGAATTAATTTGGCTCTCACACTTGTGTAAAACTTTATTATGAGACGAGTAACCAAAAACAATCAATATAACTGAATTACTAGTAATACTATGATACATGAAGTCAGAATCACTCCCTCACGAAACTAAAACAGTGCACTGCGGAAAAAATCTACTCAATCTACTTCTAGTCAAAACTGCTGTGTACAGTATTTGTGACATTACCTCGTCTATCAGTCCCTCATAAGTTAACTGGGAGCACATAGGAGTAACCATGTCAACCTGAAATTGAAAAGTAAAAGTTGAAACTGATAGCGCCATGGAAATACATTGTTTCAATGTATGCATTATAAAGGCATCAACCAGTCCGAATTCCAGGTTAAGTGGGATTGTAACAAAAATCTCTGCCTCTTAACCTTCATATGCAAAGTCCAAATCAAGTATTTGCGTCATAGCAAATAACTTTCCAATGTTAACATCAGACAGGACCCTTTAACATTTAACTCTTGACGGACATCTTTGggttttaagatttaaaataatagGAATACACATAATAATCTTACCTCTCTATCCAATAGAATGAGAGTATCCACTTCAGGCCTTCCCACCTAATGTAGAACAAACATCATTCAGAATAGTGGAAAATGGAAACCAAAATATCTTCTACAAATATAGGATAGATGAGTCACTGAATATTATAACAATCAAACTGTACAGGCAAACTTTACATCATTCGAATTGACAGGTTCCTCCACTTGCATGCGGTTTAGTATATCTGCAACACGAACTGAAGCTTTGCCCTTTGCCCTCACTTTCGATATAACTCCAAAAGAAAACTATGAGTAAGAGTTAGTCATGAGTTAGTATTGTGTGAATCCTAATGTAAAGAACAATGAAAGAATCAAACCTCAAGCTCATGTATGGCTTTTGCAACATGCCAAAGTGAGCTAACATCCCCATCCACAAGGCAGTCCTATCATTCAAAAACCATAGAACAAGATAAATAGGAAACCTCTAATTTCAAGGCCTCAAGGAAAAGGGAACATAAAGTTATAAGTAAGAACTGGACCCATGAGAGTTCTACACACTTTTTCAGAGAGATCAAGCTCAAATGAAATCACATCCTCATCTGGTGGAACCATATACAGAGGAAACTCCTTCACAGTAACCAAGTTATGCACTTTTTCCTGTTCTAGAATCTGAAATTAGCAGAATAAAATACTTATCATCCATCATTCAAAAGGTGGTCAAAACAAGCAAACACAATCAGACATTGTATAAGACGATGACCAGATAGAGCCACATACCTTCTCACACGCAACTGACCTACGAGGGACAAAGTAAACGTAGTAGTCTCTCTGAATCGATTTTGAAATATCATTCTGAATGTGAGAAGCTATGAATTTCATAAAACTGAGTTGAGAGCGAACAAGATAAACAACTTTTGTGCATTCAGTCTGAACTGGTTCCGCAGAAAGATGCCGTAACTCCAAACCAAGTTCCTATTAAGCAaagaaagattttaaaaatcagacCAACACTAATGTTAAAACCAAACTCAACCTATAAAAAATCTTCCTTTTCTCGACATTTCAATTTAACAAATTCCCACAAGATGAAATAAGTCGGGAAAAAACTTGGAATTACCTTGAGGGTAGAAGTCTGGATGATCAGTGAGACGGAACCACTGAGCTTTGGATCAATAACTAGACACTTGGTTCCACGAATCTACAATCAAAGGCAccaaacagaaaagaacaaaaaaaaagtcttgagGAATTTGTAAATCATCTCCCAAGTTCATTCTCAATCATACGACATTGGTCCAGTAGTTTCATCCCAAAGAGAAGAGTTTAGAGTACAAGTGTGAGACAAAgacgtctttttttttttttttcacattctcAATACAGATATGTTTATTGttcccaaaagaaaagaaaaaagactaaAATTGACAATTCTCAGCGACCCCTTTTGGAATCATATGAAAAGAGAGTAACGAGACTTACGTCTTTGAGCAAGTTTACGAGCTCCTTCTGAGACTTCTCCCTGGATTAAAGAACATAtatgagagaggagaagaaaaagaagaaacgatCAATCGAACATTGAATTATGATGATTGACTCACCTAATGGATTTGAGATTGAGAGGAGCATTTTCCAAGTTGGGGATCTGCGCCATTGAGACGACGATGATCAAGAGATGATTGATCGACCGACCTTTCTCCGTTTCCCCTGCACCGTGTTTAAGTCCACCGCTGTGGAAGAAGAACACGGTGGAGatgataattaattacaatCACTAAATGGGCCTCATTCTATATAAATAGGCTTTCTAGATGGGCCATGATGTTAAGATTCAATTATAAGTTTCGTAACTAAAGAATTTGGTATCAGTGTATGCAAAAACAGTCTGGTAAAATATGTTGCTCATAAATCCAATCTCTAAGCATATATATCTATGTTATGAAAACATCATGATCTTGATGTGTTTTATTGTGTCTCAGACCTCAAGATCAACGTTACATCCGAGACAAACTGTTGGTTGATAATTGAAATTGGTCAACAGTTGCAACGTTTTGGTCTAAGCGTTGCAGTTTGTGATGTTTCACTAGAGAGCCATCAAGTATGAAGAGACACAAGTCATTGTGTTATCGTGTCTATTTGTTAACAATATAAACCAATTTTGTCTTAATTTGTAAACAACAAGTTtcatgaaaaataatatttcagttttttttcttttcttcttcaatcctcTCAATCTAACACAAACAACATCAAGATCAACATCTTAGACAAGGAACATCTCTTGATCTGAGTCCAAAAACACATCAGACAAAATCATATCTTGATCGTGTCAAAAAACAGAAACTCTAATAAAACTCTATTGAAAAAGAACATAAACTCATACAACTGATATTTTCAAAGACCAGGAACTACTGATTTGCAACACAAAATTACAATGAACATCTCTTGATCGTTTCAAAAGTAGATAAACTccataaaactaaatttagcTTGACAACAAGTCATTAAGTAGCTTGTTCTTTAAAGCCAATTCTAATTCACTAAGTGGCTGTGTTTTTGCAAGGAGAGTGTCAAGCAATTTATGCTTACTAAGCTTCTCTTCCATCTGAAACTCCAACAGAGACTTGTCTTCTCCTGGTGCTTCTTGATCCTCTCCATGGCTTAGTAGTGGTTGGGGGCGGGAGCTTGAAGACAGTGCAGAACGCTCCTcacactttcttctcttttttgcaATTGCAGTCGTTTTAGTATATGAAGACGAACACCATTTAGGAGCATGTCGAAGCTCTCTCCAAGCATGCTCCATGGTGAACTTGACCTTGTGATCATTCAAGTAAATTTCGTGTGCCAgcttgataacatcattattctCATTCTGGGGGGCACTTGATGATTTCTGActagtagttgttgttgttgttgttgcaacaGCAGCCTCATAGCATCCAACAAACTTGAAAACTGAATCACTTATCTTCCTCCACCTCTGCCTATAATGACTGGGCTCTCTCTTTTCCTGACCAGCAAGCTTCGGGCTTGATGCACAATAAGATGCAATGCGTCTCCAAAAGGCTCTCTCTATTGGATCCTTGTTCGTGTTTAGCCACGCACTGACGAGCACAACATCATCTGTCGATGACCATTTCCTTCTTGTTCTACGCTCTGAttcatcacttagttcaatacTTGGTGAAAAACTCTCATAAAAATTGGTGGGTTCATCAAGGCTGTGTTGACTATTTAAGAGGTCCATAAAAGATTGGATTCCTAGTTTCTGTGTtataaaaggagaaaaggaAGATAAATTATTGAAGGGGTTACCCAGAAGCGCCCTGCCCTCCAACCATCGATTCTCGCTTCGGATCCAGACAAAACTGAAAGCTTCTGCGAATCGCTCGATCTCGATCTCTCCAAAATGCTTTTGCTTTATTGATTTTTCAAGATTGTCATcttctttgaaatttttgattcTTCTCCCCTAATTAAATTTAGTCAATCGGAATTATcgatccaaaaccaaaccaaaccaaaaatttaatatgaacaAATCGCAAACCAAAACCGTCATGAAGAACACGGTGGAGATGATAATTACAATCACTAAATGGGCCTCATTCTGTATAAATGGGCCTCATATATGAGCCCATAATGTTAAAATTCAGTCACAAGTTGCATATATAATAACTATGTAACTTTTGGTATCAGTGTGCAAACAGAATGGTGAAGAATATTTTGCTCATAAATCCAATCTCTAAGCATATCCATGTTAACTTAGCATATTATGTTACGATGATGGatgttaacatttttaaagatgagattgttgttgttttcctatgaagaaaaaaattgaaaatcagaaagatgatgatgatgatgacatgtCACCTTACTCAACATCAACATggtctgtttttgtttgttgcattaAAGAAATAAGGATTGTACTGTACGTACCAACATGATAGCAAGAAGACGATAGGAATATGTAGCCTGGTACAAATATGTCACTCATCACAGGTGTCAAAAGTATGGAGTTTATGTAAGTTGAAGCCGACCAGACCacggttatcaatattttatgcCACTGTTTTAATGATTGTTATGTTGTCCTAAAGGtacaataataatactaattggTTTTGGGGGATGTTGATGTAGTTGTAGATGCCCCATATTAATTGTGTCGAATTCGATTGTTTTTAGTACTAGTCAATAGGAATATCGAagcaaaccaaaccaaaccaaataattaatctGAAGAATggcaaaccaaaccaaaccgggTTAACGTCAACCCACTGACCCACGAACGCGGGAACCCATATTCATCGCAGTCGTCGTCGTGCTTCCCTCTTTCTCATCTTCCACCTCCCCCACGAAATTTTCAAATTACCTTCTTTGAATCAATCtcttgcctctctctctctctttcttttgtctcctactctttctctctctactgTTCTCGTTGCCCTTTCGTGCTTCGTGACGAGCCACCATCTAATTAATGACTTCTTCgtattcctcctcctccgccgtcaGATCGTCGGCGAAACACGCGGCGGAGCGGATTCAGCAGCATTTGCCTCCAAACAGCAATCACTCtgtatctctctcttcttcttccttgaatTTGCCTTCTAGAACCTCTATCATCGCTCCCGGAGTAGCTCACTCTTCTCGCCCTAAAGATCGACCCTCCGCTTCTTCCTCCGTCTCCAACGCTTCATCCGTCTCCGCCTCTTCTCCTTCTACTCGCCGCTCCGGTACTCCCATCCGCAGATCTCAGTCTAAAGACTTCGACGACGACAATGGTCTGTGTTCctttcctcctccttctccttctccctctcttcctATTCACTTTTGCGTATCTGTACGATTATACAATTATTGAaagatgaagttttttttttttacatttgctTAAAGTATTTGACTTTTTGCTCTAGGGTAATGCTACAGTCAATTTGGAGATTTTTAATTCGAATTGGGGCATCGGTTTGGGTTTTAACAAACTTTGGTTTAATCCTTTTGAATTGGTATTGATATGTTAAAGTTTCATACTTTGTCTTCAGATCCTGGGAGGGTGAGAGTTTCTGTAAGAGTTCGACCTCGAAATGGAGAGGAGCTTATCTCGGATGCAGACTTTGCTGATCTTGTTGAGTTACAACCAGAAGTGAGTTAGATTGAtggtatataatatagtaaaagtTGATATCAATGTAGTTTAAGTTCCTTAGAaagtgtttttgtgtgtgtgtgtgtatgcaGATAAAGCGGCTTAAGTTGAGAAAAAACAACTGGAATTCTGAGTCTTATAAATTTGACGAAGTGTTTACAGATACAGCTTCGCAAAAGCGTGTCTATGAAGGAGTTGCAAAACCTGTCGTCGAGGTTAGAGACTAGATATGATGTAGAGTTTATTGAGATATTGAGGATAAATGTTTTTTGACTATCGATATTTTACTACATTGGGATTTGCAGGGTGTTCTGAGTGGATACAATGGTACTATTATGGCTTACGGTCAAACTGGTACTGGTAAAACTTACACGGTAGGAAAAATTGGTAAAGATGATGCAGCTGAGCGTGGTATTATGGTTAGAGCTCTAGAAGACATACTTCAGAACGCATCTTCTGCTTCTGTTTCCGT
The Camelina sativa cultivar DH55 chromosome 6, Cs, whole genome shotgun sequence genome window above contains:
- the LOC104791763 gene encoding vacuolar protein-sorting-associated protein 33 homolog — its product is MAQIPNLENAPLNLKSIREKSQKELVNLLKDIRGTKCLVIDPKLSGSVSLIIQTSTLKELGLELRHLSAEPVQTECTKVVYLVRSQLSFMKFIASHIQNDISKSIQRDYYVYFVPRRSVACEKILEQEKVHNLVTVKEFPLYMVPPDEDVISFELDLSEKDCLVDGDVSSLWHVAKAIHELEFSFGVISKVRAKGKASVRVADILNRMQVEEPVNSNDVGRPEVDTLILLDREVDMVTPMCSQLTYEGLIDEFLHISNGAVEVDSSVMGVQQEGKKMKVPLNSSDKLFKETRDLNFEVVVQVLRQKATTMKDDYTEINSTQTVSELKDFVKKLNSLPEMARHINLAQHLTTFTSKQSFLSQLDMEQTLVEAESYDICFEYIEEMIHKQEPLTNVLRLLVLFSVTNSGLPKKQFDYIRTELLHSYGFEHVVTLNNLEKAGLLKKQEFKSNWLTVKRTLKLIVEDTDKSRHDDIAYVYSGYAPLSIRLIQQAIHSGWRPMEDILKLLPGPHLETKRSGFPSSPSVDSLHGASNGAADGRRSIVLVVFIGGVTFAEISALRYLASKEGMAYDLIIATTKIVNGATLIETFMEKLG
- the LOC104699131 gene encoding glutathione S-transferase T3-like; the protein is MDLLNSQHSLDEPTNFYESFSPSIELSDESERRTRRKWSSTDDVVLVSAWLNTNKDPIERAFWRRIASYCASSPKLAGQEKREPSHYRQRWRKISDSVFKFVGCYEAAVATTTTTTTSQKSSSAPQNENNDVIKLAHEIYLNDHKVKFTMEHAWRELRHAPKWCSSSYTKTTAIAKKRRKCEERSALSSSSRPQPLLSHGEDQEAPGEDKSLLEFQMEEKLSKHKLLDTLLAKTQPLSELELALKNKLLNDLLSS